One part of the Drosophila teissieri strain GT53w chromosome 3R, Prin_Dtei_1.1, whole genome shotgun sequence genome encodes these proteins:
- the LOC122619373 gene encoding dedicator of cytokinesis protein 1 isoform X2, with product MSVWSDCNAKQAEFGIAKCNFDEETKPHRLNLDVGDAVIILKETTHWYYGYRQKAKGTRGIFPKSYIHLCDYNIVNGEFCIQRTDIVEEITKVILEWGSIAKNYFLTTNPSFPKIRRKINELNNNRAALISGNLPLDEVRKVKLLATNQIDTGNKLLGLDMVVRDESGDILDTNAICTTELYEQHMHAVQRIDKANRLSSERGTTRTPNKYSHNILLHVNALVCKFQEDSDLLFTLFDGETHKPISENYVVKWSKTGRDIDQIDNNRVLFTDLSKSDLAIAKMYLVCYAIRIGSMEFKDSAESKRMSIANTMLNASSRKASQLSVSSSGSSTSNGEYIIRRPFGVACKDLTPFINKSDDFRGNIDLPFIMCEKETLDGTLRKLIANKDIGKIDSKMAVTIEVLRGDIKQIREEFPRLMHTNVPVARKMGFPEVILPGDVRNDLYLTICSGEFARVAKTSEKNVEVSVCVANEQGYLMPGVLSIGAGHQPIDEYKSVVYYHDDKPKWQETFKIHVPIEDFKQCHLRFVLKHRSSNEQKDRNEKPFGLAYVRLMQANGTTITQGQHVLAVYKIDHKKYDKTVANCYLELPATVAELQGAKPSISGLTLLPKDQLSIGVNLCSTKLTQSVSLLGLLNWSAHKETLEQSLNALSTVPGEEVVKFLQDILDALFNILVENDHPEKYDQLVFMSIIHLIETVSDLKYQHFLTVLDVYINESFSFTLAYTKLMDVLQKNISDAISPKEKSADGNDLEESAEVRRLYKTTRYLHYVMKFVIRSRVLYAEMNCNTDYVDFATRLQELLRMFIDMIGCPSNLLKSEGALLKNLHIIATDLMQVFDQVRLSVSIVEILEKFPPRRLTQSKMGCIKDFVETKLFTLPKCRAILLPVFCKHIKDHLESKEEIAECINIMNNILKLLFRSDVGSTHNDIRDIMIILFRTVMKAAHALDRDTGLVGKFFAIMLGILQRMDAQHYEYFVKDLHQRGELKHFVIEILLVFEELVSPHQKAVFPRDWMDMIMHQNTVILGALKHLTVVITDYFLCPFEKQIWSNFFQCSIAFLVQSPLQLNDFNDNKRQIVFARYRDIRKDTAMEIRKMWFQLGQHKPKFVPQLVENILEMSMIPEKELRQETIPIFFDMMQCEYYSSRLELESYGDTKFNNAHHKGNFSDFKTAMIEKLDILIGTGKGDAEYKHLFETIMLERCAAHSTLNVDGTAFVQMVTRLMDKLLEYRFIIQDESKENRMACTFSLLQFYSEVDLKEMYIRYVDKLCALHMEFENYTEAAFTLKLHTELLRWTDTELSHQLRSYRHRTCRTHRQLKEALYFEIMDFFDKGKQWECAIDMCRVLARQYEEEIFDYLKLAELLNRMALFYEKIIKELRHNSEYFRVCFYGRGFPRFLQNRVYIFRGKEYERHSDFCARMLVQHPQAELMQTLEAPGEDITNSDGQYIQVNKVEPIMGQAFNKFNDKIINNEIVKYFTANNVQKFQFSRPFRDSLNGGDRDDVRNLWLERTELLIRYPLPGILRWFPVIETNTFKISPLERAVEIMKDTNRDIRQLVILHKSDESLHINPLSMKLNGIVDPAVMGGFAKYEEAFLTDDYLEQNPDDKELVEELKELIANQIPLLDLAIQLHRLRAPDSLKALQEHLERCFADMQQHVELRYGRKSCDLKIERDSVVMRRPNSFLPPLFDGSNNRHSETSMGSSDSGLSKSTFLPRPQTNSIKNPFSGLSFNTRPSLGHSPSIKSNKCKDKTPNKRRTKDGKVKEREAHSLSSSQWYTPPLSTITSTPEKEINVSIASLASTSNSSLSGPKTPDPHVLTEELTPKRPLRSEMEKERRLSRPASIATPTASIKNFPDTRSLSESSNRNSVETTDSTSEEDIRPPPLPAKARDSTDFTSLSQNMDWTPNGYAMLSTISNTSSSSMSTTSTLTKTSITNTTYEYLETTNFSLVGAIDGNKPRPPTPPPKPSRHSKHIP from the exons ATGAGTGTGTGGAGCGATTGCAATGCCAAGCAGGCAGAATTCGGCATTG CCAAGTGCAATTTCGACGAGGAGACGAAGCCACATCGCCTCAATCTGGATGTGGGTGATGCGGTCATAATTCTAAAGGAGACCACCCACTGGTACTACGGCTACAGACAAAA AGCAAAGGGAACACGCGGCATATTTCCCAAGAGCTATATACACTTATGCGATTATAATATCGTGAATGGGGAGTTCTGCATCCAGCGCACGGATATTGTCGAGGAGATCACCAAAGTTATTTTGGAGTGGGGCTCCATAGCCAAGAATTACTTTCTG ACCACAAATCCCAGCTTTCCCAAAATTCGCCGCAAAATCAACGAATTGAATAACAATAGAGCGGCTTTGATCTCCGGAAATCTGCCATTGGACGAGGTGCGAAAGGTGAAGCTGCTGGCCACCAATCAGATCGATACTGGCAACAAGCTCCTCGGCCTGGACATGGTGGTGCGCGATGAGAGCGGCGACATCTTGGACACCAATGCCATCTGCACCACCGAGCTCTACGAGCAACATATGCACGCTGTTCAGCGCATCGACAAGGCCAAT CGGCTGTCCAGCGAGCGGGGAACTACAAGAACCCCCAACAAATACTCGCATAACATCCTGCTACACGTGAACGCCCTCGTTTGCAAGTTCCAGGAGGACTCGGACCTGCTCTTCACGCTCTTCGACGGGGAAACGCACAAACCCATCAGCGAAAACTATGTGGTCAAGTGGTCGAAGACAGGACGCGATATTGACCAGATCGACAACAACCGCGTGCTGTTCACAGATCTCAGTAAGAGCGACCTGGCCATCGCCAAAATGTACCTGGTGTGCTACGCCATCCGAATCGGTTCCATGGAGTTTAAGGATTCTGCCGAATCGAAGCGGATGAGCATTGCCAATACCATGCTGAACGCCTCCAGCCGCAAGGCCTCCCAGCTATCGGTGAGCTCCAGCGGATCGTCCACCAGCAATGGGGAATACATCATTCGACGTCCGTTTGGTGTGGCCTGCAAGGACCTCACGCCCTTCATCAATAAGTCGGACGACTTCCGTGGCAACATAGACCTGCCCTTCATCATGTGCGAAAAGGAAACGCTGGACGGAACGCTGCGAAAGCTAATCGCGAACAAGGATATCGGCAAGATTGACTCTAAGATGGCAGTAACCATCGAGGTGCTACGGGGCGACATTAAGCAGATTAGGGAAGAATTTCCGCGCTTGATGCACACAAATGTGCCGGTGGCCCGGAAAATGGGATTCCCAGAGGTCATACTGCCTGGCGATGTGCGAAATGATTTGTACCTTACCATCTGTAGTGGAGAGTTCGCTCGCGTTGCCAAAACCTCGGAGAAGAACGTTGAGGTGTCGGTGTGTGTGGCCAACGAGCAGGGATACCTTATGCCCGGTGTGCTGAGCATCGGAGCTGGACATCAGCCGATTGATGAGTACAAATCGGTGGTCTACTACCATGATGACAAGCCAAAGTGGCAGGAGACCTTCAAGATCCATGTGCCCATTGAGGACTTTAAGCAATGCCATCTGCGCTTTGTGCTCAAGCATCGTAGCAGCAATGAGCAAAAGGATCGAAATGAGAAGCCCTTCGGCCTCGCGTATGTGCGTCTAATGCAGGCCAATGGCACAACCATCACGCAGGGTCAACACGTCCTGGCCGTTTACAAGATCGATCACAAGAAGTACGACAAAACGGTAGCCAATTGTTATTTGGAGCTTCCAGCCACGGTTGCTGAGCTCCAGGGTGCAAAGCCTTCCATCAGTGGACTCACTCTCCTGCCAAAAGATCAGCTGTCCATTGGGGTTAACCTGTGCAGCACCAAGCTCACTCAGAGCG TAAGCTTGTTGGGTCTTCTGAATTGGTCGGCGCACAAGGAGACGCTGGAACAGTCGCTAAACGCCTTGTCCACAGTGCCCGGAGAGGAGGTGGTGAAGTTCCTGCAGGACATACTCGATGCCCTGTTCAATATACTGGTGGAGAATGATCATCCGGAGAAATATGACCAGCTCGTCTTCATGAGCATTATACATTTGATTGAAACGGTGTCCGATCTCAAGTACCAACACTTTCTCACTGTTCTCGATGTGTACATTAATGAGAGCTTCTCGTTTACACTTGCCTATAC CAAATTAATGGATGTGCTGCAGAAGAACATTAGTGATGCGATCTCACCAAAAGAAAAGTCCGCTGATGGCAATGATCTGGAGGAGAGCGCGGAGGTGCGACGCCTGTACAAGACGACTCGTTACCTTCACTATGTGATGAAGTTCGTGATTCGATCGCGTGTGCTCTACGCTGAGATGAACTGCAACACGGACTATGTGGACTTTGCCACCCGGTTGCAGGAGCTCCTTCGCATGTTCATCGACATGATTGGCTGTCCGAGTAATCTGCTTAAATCGGAGGGAGCACTGCTCAAGAATCTGCACATTATAGCCACAGATCTGATGCAGGTCTTCGATCAAGTGCGCTTGAG CGTTTCCATTGTGGAAATCCTTGAGAAGTTCCCGCCCCGACGTCTTACTCAGTCTAAGATGGGTTGCATCAAAGATTTTGTTGAGACAAAGCTGTTTACGTTGCCCAAATGTCGGGCCATCCTACTGCCCGTGTTCTGCAAGCACATCAAGGATCACCTCGAGAGCAAGGAGGAG ATTGCCGAGTGCATCAACATCATGAACAACATACTGAAACTTCTGTTCCGGTCGGATGTGGGATCCACGCACAACGACATTCGAGACATTATGATCATCCTGTTCCGCACCGTGATGAAGGCAGCTCACGCCCTGGACAGGGACACGGGATTGGTGGGCAAATTCTTTGCCATTATGCTGGGTATACTGCAGCGCATGGACGCCCAGCACTACGAGTACTTTGTGAAGGACTTGCACCAGCGCGGCGAGTTGAAGCACTTTGTCATAGAGATCCTTCTGGTATTTGAGGAGCTGGTGTCTCCGCACCAGAAAGCAGTGTTTCCGCGGGACTGGATGGACATGATTATGCACCAGAATACTGTGATTCTTGGTGCTCTGAAGCACCTCACCGTGGTCATTACGGACTACTTCTTGTGCCCGTTCGAGAAGCAGATCTGGTCGAACTTCTTCCAGTGCTCCATCGCCTTTCTGGTGCAATCACCGCTGCAATTGAATGACTTTAACGATAACAAGCGGCAAATTGTGTTCGCACGCTATCGTGACATCCGCAAGGACACGGCTATGGAGATCAGGAAGATGTGGTTCCAGCTGGGACAGCACAAACCCAAATTTGTGCCGCAGTTGGTGGAGAACATTCTGGAAATGAGCATGATACCGGAGAAGGAGCTGCGCCAGGAGACCATTCCCATCTTCTTCGACATGATGCAGTGCGAGTACTACAGCTCGCGTTTGGAGCTCGAAAGTTACGGCGATACCAAATTCAACAATGCCCATCACAAGGGTAACTTTTCCGACTTCAAGACGGCGATGATTGAGAAGTTGGATATCCTAATCGGGACTGGTAAGGGCGATGCCGAGTACAAGCACTTGTTTGAGACAATAATGCTCGAGCGCTGCGCTGCCCACAGCACGCTTAACGTGGATGGCACTGCCTTTGTGCAGATGGTAACCCGGCTGATGGACAAGCTGCTGGAGTACCGCTTTATAATCCAGGATGAGAGCAAGGAGAATCGCATGGCTTGCACCTTCTCGCTGCTGCAGTTCTATTCGGAGGTGGATCTCAAGGAGATGTACATCCGGTATGTCGACAAACTGTGCGCCCTGCACATGGAGTTCGAGAACTACACGGAGGCGGCATTCACGCTTAAGCTGCACACGGAACTGCTGCGTTGGACGGATACGGAGCTGTCGCACCAACTGCGCAGCTATCGGCACAGAACCTGCCGCACTCACCGGCAACTGAAGGAGGCGCTCTACTTCGAGATCATGGATTTCTTCGACAAGGGCAAACAGTGGGAGTGCGCCATCGATATGTGCAGGGTGCTGGCTCGCCAGTACGAGGAGGAGATCTTCGACTACCTTAAGCTGGCGGAACTTCTGAATCGCATGGCATTGTTCTATGAGAAGATCATCAAGGAGCTGCGCCACAATTCCGAATACTTCCGCGTGTGCTTCTATGGGCGGGGATTCCCGCGTTTTCTTCAGAACCGCGTCTACATCTTCCGTGGCAAGGAGTACGAGCGGCACAGTGACTTCTGCGCCCGTATGCTAGTGCAGCATCCGCAGGCCGAGCTCATGCAAACGCTGGAGGCTCCGGGCGAGGACATCACCAACAGTGATGGGCAGTACATACAGGTGAACAAGGTGGAGCCGATAATGGGTCAGGCATTCAACAAGTTCAACGATAAGATCATCAACAACGAAATCGTCAAATACTTCACCGCCAACAATGTGCAAAAGTTTCAGTTTTCGCGTCCCTTCCGGGACAGCCTGAACGGTGGAGACAGGGACGATGTACGAAATCTGTGGCTGGAGCGCACTGAGCTGCTCATCCGCTACCCTCTGCCGGGTATTCTGCGCTGGTTCCCCGTCATTGAGACCAATACTTTTAAAATCTCACCCCTGGAGCGGGCGGTCGAAATTATGAAGGACACGAACCGTGACATTCGGCAACTGGTGATACTGCACAAGAGTGACGAAAGTCTGCACATCAACCCGCTGAGTATGAAGCTTAATGGCATTGTGGATCCGGCTGTAATGGGTGGCTTTGCCAAGTACGAGGAAGCCTTCCTCACCGACGACTATTTGGAGCAGAATCCGGACGACAAGGAGTTGGTGGAAGAGCTCAAGGAACTGATTGCCAACCAGATTCCACTGCTCGATTTGGCTATTCAGCTACATCGCTTGCGGGCGCCTGACAGTCTGAAGGCTCTGCAGGAGCACCTGGAACGCTGTTTCGCCGACATGCAGCAGCATGTGGAGTTGCGCTATGGTCGCAAGTCCTGTGACCTCAAAATCGAACGCGACTCGGTGGTGATGCGACGTCCGAACTCCTTCCTGCCTCCGCTCTTCGATGGCAGCAACAATCGACACTCCGAAACCAGCATGGGATCTTCAGA CAGCGGCTTGTCGAAGTCAACATTTCTGCCGCGGCCACAGACCAATTCGATTAAGAACCCATTTTCCGGCCTAAGTTTCAACACTAG GCCCAGTTTGGGACACTCGCCGAGCATCAAGAGCAACAAGTGCAAGGATAAGACTCCAAATAAGCGAAGAACCAAGGATGGAAAGGTGAAG GAGCGTGAAGCCCATAGCCTGTCCAGCAGTCAATGGTACACGCCGCCATTGTCCACTATCACATCGACGCCGGAGAAGGAGATCAACGTATCCATAGCCTCGCTAGCGAGCACATCGAATAGTTCTTTAAGTGGTCCCAAGACGCCAGACCCTCATGTCCTGACAGAGGAG CTAACCCCCAAGCGACCTCTGCGTTCGGAAATGGAGAAGGAGCGTCGACTCTCTCGTCCTGCCAGCATCGCTACGCCAACGGCCAGTATCAAGAATTTTCCTGACACGCGCTCCCTGTCAGAAAGCAGCAACCGCAACTCTGTTG AAACCACCGATTCCACATCAGAGGAGGACATTCGACCACCACCGTTGCCCGCCAAGGCACGTGACTCAACAGATTTTACCAGCCTGTCGCAAAACATGGATTGGACGCCGAATGGTTATGCGATGCTCAGCACTATTAGCaataccagcagcagcagcatgagcACCACCTCCACCCTGACGAAGACCAGTATTACAAACACCACGTACGAGTATTTGGAGACCACGAACTTCAGTTTGGTGGGTGCCATCGATGGAAACAAACCGCGTccgccgacgccgccaccGAAGCCATCGCGCCACAGCAAACACATTCCATAG